A region from the Solibacillus sp. FSL H8-0523 genome encodes:
- a CDS encoding DUF5590 domain-containing protein: MKNWIIFSVVFILSLSLVITVLVVWKANAPFSDIEQKAEAFALDTKALAVVEDSYVYNGNKPYVTVFGVDEYGKEKAIFVPMSLDENSMQEVFLAEGITKEDALERFRNETAVKEILHTKLGFEQAGAVWEITYISTSGSLNYVYLMHEDGQWWKRILNL, translated from the coding sequence ATGAAAAACTGGATTATCTTTTCGGTTGTCTTTATTTTATCTTTGTCACTTGTGATTACCGTGTTAGTAGTGTGGAAAGCAAATGCACCGTTTTCTGACATCGAGCAAAAAGCGGAGGCATTTGCTCTTGATACGAAGGCACTTGCTGTCGTTGAGGATTCTTACGTATATAACGGCAATAAGCCGTATGTAACGGTCTTTGGCGTAGATGAATACGGTAAAGAAAAAGCAATTTTTGTCCCGATGAGTTTAGATGAGAATTCAATGCAGGAAGTATTTTTAGCAGAGGGCATTACAAAAGAAGATGCATTAGAGCGCTTCCGTAATGAAACTGCTGTAAAAGAAATTCTTCATACAAAATTAGGCTTTGAGCAAGCCGGTGCCGTATGGGAAATTACGTACATTTCGACATCGGGTAGCTTGAATTATGTCTACTTAATGCATGAGGACGGACAATGGTGGAAACGCATATTGAATTTGTAG
- the asnS gene encoding asparagine--tRNA ligase → MKKIMIKDMPQHIGETVKIGAWLANKRASGKMAFLQLRDGSGFAQGVVVKEEVGEELFAVAKGMTQETSMYIIGEVKVDERNSFGAELNVTGIEVIHAATDFPITPKEHGTEFLMDNRHLWLRSRKQHAVMKVRNEIIRATYEFFNENGFTKMDPPILTGSAPEGTSELFATKYFDEDAYLSQSGQLYMEAAAMAQGRVFSFGPTFRAEKSKTRRHLIEFWMIEPEMAFVEFEENLEVQEQYVSHLVQSVLKNCKLDLERLGRDTSKLEQIQAPFPRISYDDAIKFLHEQGFDDIQWGDDFGAPHETAIANHYDKPVFITCYPVGIKPFYMQPHPERDDVVLCADLIAPEGYGEIIGGSERIHDYDLLKSRLEEHGLSMDAYAWYLELRKQGSVPHSGFGLGLERTVAWISGTEHIRETIPFPRLLNRLYP, encoded by the coding sequence ATGAAAAAAATTATGATTAAAGATATGCCTCAGCATATCGGTGAAACAGTCAAAATCGGTGCTTGGTTAGCAAACAAACGTGCTAGCGGTAAAATGGCATTCTTACAATTACGTGATGGCTCAGGCTTCGCGCAAGGCGTTGTTGTAAAAGAAGAAGTAGGCGAAGAACTATTTGCAGTAGCTAAAGGGATGACGCAAGAAACGTCAATGTACATTATTGGTGAAGTAAAAGTAGATGAGCGTAATTCATTCGGTGCCGAGTTAAACGTAACAGGTATCGAAGTAATTCACGCGGCAACAGACTTCCCAATCACACCAAAAGAACACGGTACAGAGTTCTTAATGGACAACCGTCATCTTTGGTTACGTTCTCGTAAACAACACGCAGTTATGAAAGTGCGTAACGAAATTATTCGTGCAACTTACGAATTCTTTAACGAAAACGGCTTCACAAAAATGGATCCACCAATTTTAACGGGTTCAGCGCCAGAAGGTACTTCAGAGCTATTCGCAACTAAATACTTTGATGAAGATGCTTACCTATCTCAATCAGGTCAGCTATACATGGAAGCTGCTGCAATGGCACAAGGCCGTGTATTCTCATTCGGTCCTACATTCCGTGCAGAAAAATCAAAAACACGTCGTCACTTAATCGAGTTTTGGATGATCGAGCCAGAAATGGCATTCGTAGAGTTTGAAGAAAACTTAGAAGTGCAAGAGCAATACGTGTCGCATTTAGTGCAATCTGTATTGAAAAACTGTAAATTAGATTTAGAGCGTTTAGGACGCGATACGTCTAAATTAGAGCAAATTCAAGCACCATTCCCACGTATTTCTTACGATGATGCGATCAAGTTCTTACACGAACAAGGTTTTGATGATATTCAGTGGGGCGATGACTTCGGTGCACCACACGAAACAGCAATTGCTAATCACTACGACAAGCCTGTATTCATTACATGCTACCCAGTAGGCATCAAGCCATTCTACATGCAACCACACCCAGAGCGTGATGATGTTGTATTATGTGCGGACTTAATCGCACCAGAAGGCTACGGCGAAATTATCGGTGGTTCTGAGCGTATTCATGATTATGATTTATTAAAATCACGTTTAGAAGAACACGGTCTTTCAATGGACGCTTATGCTTGGTACTTAGAATTACGTAAACAAGGTTCAGTACCTCACTCAGGCTTCGGTCTTGGTTTAGAACGTACAGTGGCTTGGATTTCAGGGACGGAACATATCCGTGAAACGATTCCATTCCCACGTTTATTAAAC
- a CDS encoding pyridoxal phosphate-dependent aminotransferase, translating into MKQLLANRVKTLTPSTTLAITAKAKELKEQGIDVIGLGAGEPDFNTPENILNAAKKSMDAGLTKYTPAGGLPVLKKAIIDKLARDNNLTYQANEILVGVGAKHVLYTLFQVILDEGDEVIIPIPYWVSYPEQVKLAGGVPVHVEGTAEQGYKITAAQLRDAVTEKTKAVIINSPSNPSGMIYSKEELAELAAVAEEKDILIVSDEIYEKLVYNGVEHYSIAQLSEEVKARTIVVNGVAKSHSMTGWRIGYAAGDKTIINAMTDLASHSTSNATTTAQHATVEAYNGSQEAVEMMRQAFESRLEAIFPKLAAIPGFKVLKPQGAFYLLPDVSEAAAKTGYASVDDFASALLTEANVAVIPGSGFGAPTTMRLSYATSLELLEEAVNRIENFVKSKWQD; encoded by the coding sequence ATGAAACAATTGTTAGCAAACCGTGTAAAAACATTAACACCATCAACAACTTTAGCGATTACAGCTAAAGCGAAAGAGCTGAAAGAGCAAGGGATTGATGTGATCGGTCTTGGAGCTGGCGAACCAGACTTCAACACACCAGAAAACATTTTAAATGCCGCTAAAAAGTCAATGGATGCAGGTCTTACAAAGTATACGCCAGCAGGTGGTTTACCGGTATTAAAGAAAGCAATCATTGATAAGTTGGCGCGCGACAACAACCTTACATATCAAGCAAATGAAATTTTAGTTGGTGTTGGTGCAAAGCATGTACTGTATACATTGTTCCAAGTGATTTTAGATGAGGGCGATGAAGTAATCATCCCAATTCCATACTGGGTGTCTTACCCAGAGCAAGTGAAGTTAGCGGGCGGTGTACCAGTTCATGTAGAAGGTACAGCAGAGCAAGGCTACAAAATTACAGCTGCTCAGTTACGTGATGCGGTTACAGAGAAAACGAAAGCGGTTATTATTAACTCGCCTTCAAATCCATCTGGTATGATTTACTCAAAAGAAGAGTTAGCTGAATTAGCAGCAGTAGCAGAAGAAAAAGATATTTTAATCGTTTCAGATGAAATTTATGAAAAGCTTGTTTACAATGGAGTAGAACATTATTCAATTGCACAGCTTTCAGAAGAAGTTAAAGCGCGTACAATCGTTGTCAACGGTGTTGCAAAATCGCATTCAATGACAGGCTGGCGTATTGGTTACGCTGCTGGCGACAAAACAATCATCAATGCAATGACGGACTTAGCGTCTCACTCTACATCAAATGCAACAACGACAGCTCAACATGCAACAGTAGAAGCTTATAATGGCTCTCAAGAGGCAGTTGAAATGATGCGTCAAGCGTTTGAATCTCGTTTAGAGGCAATTTTCCCGAAATTAGCAGCGATTCCTGGTTTCAAAGTATTAAAGCCACAAGGGGCATTCTACTTATTACCGGACGTTTCAGAAGCGGCAGCAAAAACAGGTTACGCATCTGTAGATGATTTTGCAAGTGCATTATTAACAGAAGCAAACGTAGCAGTAATCCCAGGCTCAGGCTTTGGTGCACCTACCACAATGCGTTTATCGTATGCAACATCATTAGAATTATTAGAAGAAGCAGTAAATCGTATCGAAAACTTTGTGAAATCAAAGTGGCAAGATTAA